The genomic stretch CGCTTCGATCAGAGCCGAAGCGGGCGTGTCGGGGCCCAGGTTGATGGCTTGAAAACCGGCCGCCTTGAGGAGCGTCGCCACCGCCAGGGAAGGGATCATGTAGGGATCGCCGGAGGGGGTTCCACCGATGGCGGCCATGGCGTCGGAGGAGGGCTCCGGGAGCAGGGATCGCAGCAGGTGAATGCCCTGGGTGATGATTTCGGTCGCCCGATGCTCGACGTAGACGCCGGTTTCGGCGTGCTGCCAGAGCTCGCCGATCCGATCCATGGCGCGCTTGACGGGGCCGTCGATGATCTGAGCGATGGACTGGCCCTCGAGGTAGAGGGAGACCAGCTGGCCCTTGGCCTGATTCGCCTGGCCTGAGTAGAGGTAGTGAAAAAGCTGGTCGTCGACCGGCTCGTCGCCGTTCGCCGCCGAGGCCGTGGGCAGCTCCTCGAGGCCGAGGAGCTGGGGGCGTGCGACTTCGGTGCCGGTCTGGCGGATGAACCGGATCGCCTCTGGAATCGGGATTCGGCGATGGCCGCCAGCGGTGCGGGTAGCTTCGATGAGGCCGTCGTCGGTCCAGCGCTTGATCGACGATTCGCTGACCCCAATAGCGTGCGCCAGATCGCGCGGGGAGAGGCTCGTCTTCACGATGGCTTGACCGGCAGAGTGGACGATTTGACCGATTTTCTGGCTTTCAGAATGGATGTTTTGGATGTTTCTGGCTGCCTCATCGTTCAAGATCTTGTCAGAAGCAGGGCAAAGAAACAAGGTTTTATGGCATTGGGTGCTTGACAAACGGTTTTTCCGCGAATATCCTCGTGAACGAGTTGAACGTTATGACTGTTTCGAAGCCAACGCCGCCGACAGCTTTTTCTGCCGAACGCATCCTCGCTCCTGATCGGCGAGGGTTGGCTTTGGGAGACCACCGTCACCCCCAATCCTCAGACAATCCTGCTGTTTTTCCCCATCCCTGTAGGAAAGCTCACCTCCGGTGATCCACCGAGTCACCGGGAAGCCGCTTTAGACCGCGGGTCTCCAGTTCAGCCTAGAGAGCCACCTCACCGAGGTGGCTTTCGCCTTTCTGGGGCCAGGAGTGTGTGACATTCGCCCGTCTGCGGTGCTCGGTCGGGCTAGAATTCCGGCGATGAGAATTCTGCAATTCCTCGGCAACGTCCTGTGGTTGATCTTCGGTGGCCTGATCGCCGGGCTGGGCTACGTCTTCGGTGGTTTGGTCCTCTGCCTCACCTTGATCGGAATCCCGTTTGGAATCCAGGCCGTGAAGCTGGGCTTCGCGACCCTCTGGCCGTTCGGCAAAGTGGTTTTGGAGAGAGAGGGCGCCAATAGTGTGGGTCGGGTGGTCTTCAACGTCCTCTGGATCCTGCTGTTCGGCTGGGAAATCGCTCTCGCCCACCTGGTGTCGGCGGTGGTGTTGGCGATCACGGTGGTGGGAATTCCGTTCTCGATCCAGCACATCAAGCTGATTCCGTTGTCCCTGCTGCCCTTTGGCCGTGAGCTGCGAGCTGTCCGGTAGGCGCCGTTGCGACTGCGCATCCTGACCTACAACATCCATCGCGCGATCGGGGTCGACCGCAGGTTCCGACTCGATCGGATTCAGCGCATCCTGCGCCATCACGATCCGGATGTCGCCTTGCTCCAGGAGGTCGACGATGACGCGCCGCGCTCGCGACGTCTCGATCTCGGGCGTGAGCTGGCCGACGGCCTGGGATACGAGTCTGTCGCCATCGGCCACAACGTCAGCCTGCGG from Acidobacteriota bacterium encodes the following:
- a CDS encoding B12-binding domain-containing protein, with the protein product MKTSLSPRDLAHAIGVSESSIKRWTDDGLIEATRTAGGHRRIPIPEAIRFIRQTGTEVARPQLLGLEELPTASAANGDEPVDDQLFHYLYSGQANQAKGQLVSLYLEGQSIAQIIDGPVKRAMDRIGELWQHAETGVYVEHRATEIITQGIHLLRSLLPEPSSDAMAAIGGTPSGDPYMIPSLAVATLLKAAGFQAINLGPDTPASALIEAVKDVDPKLVWISISFFEEDQHVTRELAILNQELAARGTLLLIGGAKSDRITLPTAPNVFHGQSMGELAAFARGVALP
- a CDS encoding YccF domain-containing protein, translating into MQFLGNVLWLIFGGLIAGLGYVFGGLVLCLTLIGIPFGIQAVKLGFATLWPFGKVVLEREGANSVGRVVFNVLWILLFGWEIALAHLVSAVVLAITVVGIPFSIQHIKLIPLSLLPFGRELRAVR